The segment GGAATCCAAGTTTCTTTTTGCACCAGTGACACTTATAGGAAAAGAAATGCGACACTTGCGTTTGCGAGAAGCTAGACAACGCAACTTATTTGTCATATGAATGagtaaaaatgaagaaacaagCGTCTCGGTGATCGTAAAGAATCATCGGTCACTCTGCGTTTACATTTCTTTCGAAGAAAGTGTCGAAAGGCACGTAACCAAGCAAGTTAAGAATCCGAAACTCACTTAGCCACTAGGCTTACGCTTTACggtattcatatattttttttttttttttctctattcTTCAAACACGCGAAGATTTATCTACGATGAACCTCTACGCTCGATACTTTGCTTCGTTTACTCGAAACAAATCGACCCTTTCGTCCAATGTGATTTCCAAGATAATTAACTGAGATTTTAAACCGGTTTTGGGTAAAGCGAAATGTTGAGCGCAGATGCATTCGAATGCTAAATACGTGCATGTGGTTCCGACATTGTGTAAACGAGACTGGCGAGAACGACGAAGGAACTGCATGGACAGTATTCGCTGCATAGAAAGGAACTAACACAAACAATTGTTGTTGTTAATGTTGTCAAAAAATgtgtcaaattaaaaatataagaatttcaAACATCCCATGTTCTAGTTCTGTGTTCGAATGGAGATCGAGGAAACACGCGTTTTCGAAATATTGATCGtctttatttataaagtatGTATGCTTCGACCTTGCAAACGACGATTGCTTTCTAGtatcatattttacattactTACAAGACATTTCGATTGCACGATTGCAAAGAATTGTtatatcaaaagaaaaaagaaaaaaaggttgATTTTCGGGAGCGTCAATTCGAACCTTGGGACCACGATTTTCCATGCAGTTAACGATTGCGATCAATGTAGTCGCTAGGTGCAGTAATTGCTTTCTTGCGTATAAGTAGCAGAAAATTCCTAGAACCGTTGCAAACTGTGCATGTACAAATTAAACCAAGGCACAAGTATATACAACAGCCGACGTTCGGTAAAAGCTAACATTCATTCTTCTTCCAAACTCAATTATGAAtttgtttgtaatttaataagttaaaaacaattttcatgTTAAGGACAgactaatattatttcatcacTTGTGCCGCCTTTTTCGCTTTGACGAGTTCGACCAGCTCCTGCAAACAAtcgaaatatagaaatttagaaatatagaagaacaataaatttgcaaatatatctttttcgaaACGTACCTTATACCTCCTCATGCATTCTTTTTTCGTCCTAGTTGGGATACATGCTGCTATCTGATCCCATCTATCAGGCACGCTTGTAGGGTAAGTCTTCAACGCTTGTTCCAGTAGTTTTTGTTCCGCTGGAGTCCAAGGCTGTGCCTCTTTCTTAGAATCTTTTTGTTCGGAACTAACACCGTTAGAAACAGGATGATCCAGGCGTTCGGTAACAGCTGGCATTCGGTCCTCGACCGATTCCTTGGTTTTCTTCTCGGCAATAAAATTATCGTAAGCTTTCTTATTTGCTTGCTCCTTTAAACTAGATCTACTGAAATCAGTCGATTGCAAATCTTTAGCCTTTGCAAGAACTTCCTTTGCATCGCGTGTAACACCAGTGGAGGAATTACTATgttgattgataaaatttgctACTACTTCCCAACGTTGATTCGTCCCTGCTGGGAACAAATTTACAGCTTTTATCAGAAGCTGTAAATCATTTTCACTCCATGGTGCGGTGTAAGATTTTACTTGCTTTTCCGGTGTATTTCGCATATCACTAGAGATAACACCGGCTCTACGTTCTGCTTCTATCTTCTTCTCAGTTTCTTCCATGATACTGAGAAAGGCAGTTCTACCGTCACTCTGTAATTTTTTCATCGCCTCCTCCAATTGAACCAGTTTAAAAAGTTCACAAATTTTTTCAACGCTTTCCATGTGTCTAATAATTTCCTCTAAATCTTGAGCAAAGTAATTATTGGCTTTACAGAAATCTCTCAATGCCTTTCTTTCCTTACGAAGCGCCTTCTTCTGTGCTTCTCTTTCTTGTTTAAGCGCATCtaattttgctttttcttcAATCTCccgtttttctctttctaatCTTTCCTTTTCTGCCGCGTCTCTCGCtattctctcttcttcttgctGTCTCTCTTTCGCAGCTTTCTGTTTTGCTTTTTTCGCTGCTGTCTTTTTATCCTTATCTTCTTGCTGGAACTTTTTTATCCTGGGATCTATATTGTAAGCCATATCGACCAACGTACGTATACGTGccatttcttccttcttccgtTTCGCTCGTGTTGctttgttctttttctcgatCCACTTACGCATATCTCGACtaagataataattacatCGGATTATAAATATGTTAGAAGGTaaagaaatacagaaaaaatttaatcgtGGTATACTTACTCTTGGCCGCTTTCTTTGTCTTCCTCATCTAAATAAGAATATTCGCGCCACGAATCAAAGTCATAccaaaacgaataaaatttttctactttatCCCTGGGTGTATCTGATCCACCTAGACGCGGTACCGGCTTCTTCGTAGACCATCTAGCATTCTCTTTGAACGCTTTACCCATTAACAGGTAAAAGTTACTTTTACAGTCTTTTTCATCAGGTAAATCGTCGCTAAAATACGGGTCCACACTGTCGTAACTCCGCCGCTTCATAGGGTTTCCCAAGATTTCCCAGGCCCTTGTTATGCAGGTGAAATAATCGTCATCTGGCCGGATTTCCTCGCCCATAGCCTTCCGCTTATCGGGATGATGTTTGAGAATTTTCTGCTTATCTGTAATTCACACATCAAATACTCCTCAACCGGGTTAATCATTGTATTAAGCACGACAGTGAACGATATAACACCTACATTCTTTTACAGAGTATACTTTGAACTTTCTTTACGTACAAGCcctttttataatatcttcGGTTGCTTTGTGTCTAAGCTTTTTCAAGCCTAACACCGCATAATGGTCTTGATCTTTCCATTCCTTTGGGTCCAACGACCTAAGATACTCCAAGTCATCTTCAAATTGATACTGTGAAAGATCTTCTTCGTCGGATGATTCGTCGGATATCCTGGCAGGCATAAGGCTGCGATGAAACTGAGCTGCCCATGCTTGTGCGGTGGAATATAGGACTAAGGGACCCGCTGTACATGTTTCCATGGATGaatctataaattatattttgcagtTGTTAAACTTCTTATTTCTTCGCTCTATTCGAACTTAAAAGTTGAAAGACTTTTCATTTAACCTATATGtgacaataaattatacttttcGACCACATGGTATATATATAAGGGGAgcaaaatattcataatttaattattccaaaCAGCATCATCGTTACATCTAAAATATATCTAATCATTCATAAGCTATACAACTTACTGGTGTACATACAGTGTGAACATTAGAgggaatttctttaaaattctgCAATGCTTTTATGTGCCCCTTGAAACGATCGTATTTCGAGAAATCTAACCTCACATGGTCGATGTCAAAAGGCGAATATTAACAAAACTGCTGAAACTTACCGGATACTGTGTTTAAATTAGTTGAATTGTCGTCATTTATATCGTTTCTCATCGTTAATCGTCGATAGGATATTAACTTTTACAAACAAATTACTAGAGAAACCCCAACGAAAACATAAGCGAATGGACTATCGTACTACGGACATCTCAATACGAAACGACCACGTTATTTGGCGCTCCACGGCTACGTTAGAATAAGTAACTACTATCCAGTCTGTGAACATCGACcacgtacaaatatttattcgacTATGTAACTATACTATCTTTATGTTTATTACAGGTACATACTATTATTGTACTATTAGTATATAATGCAATTATTGTACTTTtgagaaatattatgtaattcaAGGTTATCTgattgtacatacatatgtatatatacgtatagatTAGAAATAACTCAACACGAGTAACTAGATCGTGAAATAgtttaatgtttattttaaatatatttgtgaaaatatGATACATATTGTACGAAGAAATACTCttgtaaatattcaaaaatacaaatattttaatcatacTTGTTGGGATCGTACTTTGGACGGAAATAACATTTTTGGatcaattatttttgttgGGAAGACTAGgggtatttgttatttttctttctcattttaCAACGGTTGGCACAAACACCGCTCTTTTTCGCCGCGCTCTAAAACATACTATACAtatgtgtaaatatatataatatatatataaactttaATAAAACATTGTTTTGTTGAAACGATaagaaaacattaaaaattcaacaaatGTTTATACATCTTAAGAAGCGATGTCATTGCGAAATAcgtgcaaattaaaaattataaatgttagttggaaataaattaaagcCCGCGAACTACGAAGTAGCTGCAGTTAAATGTATGAAATAGGTCGAAATAGGTTGAACGAGCAGTATGCAATTATCACCAATTATTTCGAACACATAATTAATCTCAACATCAACATTTGACAATACCAGAACGGAAGATCGTTTAATTATCTACTGATGACCAGGTGATGACAAACGTCTCTGTGATTGATATGGGTTTTGCAGTAAACGCGGCGAGCATTCGATTACTCGTAGTAGCAGCGCATCTATATAATCTTCCAAGTCGTTTAGACGTTTCTTCTTATCTGTTACTTCCGCTTGCAGCTGTAGCGTCAATTCGATGAGATCCTGTATCGAACAAATTTAATCGTCGCATGTTATTctgatatcttttttataatttaaaaaccggcgatttaaaataataataacaataatggTAATACCACGGCGTATTTACCTCTCTCGATTTTCCTTCGAATTGTGAGAGAATTTCATGCGGTAAGTGGCTTTTTACCGACGCTGTAGTTTTAATCGCATCTTCACCTCCGATGATAATTCTCTCCCCggataaattattatcgtcATTAAAgtctttaaatttattctctttctctttcttcttgtcTTTCCTCGATTGCTTTTCATCTTTAGGACTCCAACAACTGTActtatcttctttcttctctttgagTTTCTCCTCTTTTACGTTCTTCTCTTTAGTCGATGCAAACTTATCTTCAAGTTTGTTCTTTGCCAGCAGTATCTCACGCGGTACAGGGCTTGGAATCTCTGGAAGTTCTTGACGTTTCAAAGTCGAAGAAGGTGAATTTATGGGTGATGATTCGCGATATTCATCCTTTGGTTCGTCTATCACAATTTTCGGACTTGCCTTGCTATCCCATCTAAATATATCAACGGCGTATTAATACAATCGTTTCCATTCAGATTTAGATTTCACACGGTAAGAACAATTTTATTCACCTTTTAACATTGTTATTAACTTGTTTGCCATAAAGCTTCAAACCCCATTCATCTTCTTTGATATTGTCCACTTTGGATAAGGAGGTAGTGGAAGCGCTCATGGAGAATCGTGGTGGTTTGTTGGGTGCTGCGTTCGTTGGCGCTGGTGGAACATGATGTGCCTCGAAATTGTTAGTGGAGGAGTTACTCGAAGCGATCGAAGCTACGCTGTTACTGT is part of the Bombus fervidus isolate BK054 chromosome 7, iyBomFerv1, whole genome shotgun sequence genome and harbors:
- the LOC139989210 gene encoding dnaJ homolog subfamily C member 2 isoform X2, with product MGEEIRPDDDYFTCITRAWEILGNPMKRRSYDSVDPYFSDDLPDEKDCKSNFYLLMGKAFKENARWSTKKPVPRLGGSDTPRDKVEKFYSFWYDFDSWREYSYLDEEDKESGQDRDMRKWIEKKNKATRAKRKKEEMARIRTLVDMAYNIDPRIKKFQQEDKDKKTAAKKAKQKAAKERQQEEERIARDAAEKERLEREKREIEEKAKLDALKQEREAQKKALRKERKALRDFCKANNYFAQDLEEIIRHMESVEKICELFKLVQLEEAMKKLQSDGRTAFLSIMEETEKKIEAERRAGVISSDMRNTPEKQVKSYTAPWSENDLQLLIKAVNLFPAGTNQRWEVVANFINQHSNSSTGVTRDAKEVLAKAKDLQSTDFSRSSLKEQANKKAYDNFIAEKKTKESVEDRMPAVTERLDHPVSNGVSSEQKDSKKEAQPWTPAEQKLLEQALKTYPTSVPDRWDQIAACIPTRTKKECMRRYKELVELVKAKKAAQVMK
- the LOC139989210 gene encoding dnaJ homolog subfamily C member 2 isoform X1, encoding MRNDINDDNSTNLNTVSDSSMETCTAGPLVLYSTAQAWAAQFHRSLMPARISDESSDEEDLSQYQFEDDLEYLRSLDPKEWKDQDHYAVLGLKKLRHKATEDIIKRAYKQKILKHHPDKRKAMGEEIRPDDDYFTCITRAWEILGNPMKRRSYDSVDPYFSDDLPDEKDCKSNFYLLMGKAFKENARWSTKKPVPRLGGSDTPRDKVEKFYSFWYDFDSWREYSYLDEEDKESGQDRDMRKWIEKKNKATRAKRKKEEMARIRTLVDMAYNIDPRIKKFQQEDKDKKTAAKKAKQKAAKERQQEEERIARDAAEKERLEREKREIEEKAKLDALKQEREAQKKALRKERKALRDFCKANNYFAQDLEEIIRHMESVEKICELFKLVQLEEAMKKLQSDGRTAFLSIMEETEKKIEAERRAGVISSDMRNTPEKQVKSYTAPWSENDLQLLIKAVNLFPAGTNQRWEVVANFINQHSNSSTGVTRDAKEVLAKAKDLQSTDFSRSSLKEQANKKAYDNFIAEKKTKESVEDRMPAVTERLDHPVSNGVSSEQKDSKKEAQPWTPAEQKLLEQALKTYPTSVPDRWDQIAACIPTRTKKECMRRYKELVELVKAKKAAQVMK
- the Rip11 gene encoding rab11 interacting protein; translation: MWSPTHVQVTVQRAKNLLTKGKHKTNDCFVTIALGKEKYQTSVKEKASKDVEWHEECELLIPEQGNTAEIILTALHRNFLGVDEFLGTISIPLSSFDVYERPKNRWYTLGSKPGKENTKERGELEVKIGFIVKAGSLTDLSHKERHKSSLGQLSTAAHSIGGSLLSIGSFEKRKGLKKLAKSIGNRVKGKSKHNLDKGDDLNEKDERKFRTTRQEPGEADPGVISEDEDEFTFDDLSHKSSASSLNAPVVANSNSVASIASSNSSTNNFEAHHVPPAPTNAAPNKPPRFSMSASTTSLSKVDNIKEDEWGLKLYGKQVNNNVKRWDSKASPKIVIDEPKDEYRESSPINSPSSTLKRQELPEIPSPVPREILLAKNKLEDKFASTKEKNVKEEKLKEKKEDKYSCWSPKDEKQSRKDKKKEKENKFKDFNDDNNLSGERIIIGGEDAIKTTASVKSHLPHEILSQFEGKSREDLIELTLQLQAEVTDKKKRLNDLEDYIDALLLRVIECSPRLLQNPYQSQRRLSSPGHQ